Proteins co-encoded in one Enterobacter sp. R4-368 genomic window:
- the mdoG gene encoding glucans biosynthesis protein MdoG, giving the protein MMKMRWVGAAVLLSLYTSSGWAFSIDDVAKQAQSLAGKGYEAPKTNLPSVFREMKYADYQQIQFNHDKAYWNAINTPFKLEFYHQGMYFDTPVTINEVTTTAVRKIKYSPDYFNFGNVQHDKDTVKDLGFAGFKVLYPINNKDKNDEIVSMLGASYFRVIGAGQVYGLSARGLAIDTALPSGEEFPRFREFWIERPKPTDKRLTIYALLDSPRATGAYRFVIIPGRDTVVDVQSKVYLRDKVGKLGVAPLTSMFLFGPTQPSPATNYRPELHDSNGLSMLAGNGEWIWRPLNNPKHLAVSSYAMENPQGFGLLQRGRQFSRFEDIDDRYDLRPSAWVTPKGEWGKGKVELVEIPTNDETNDNIVAYWTPDQLPDPGKEMNFKYTITFSRDEDKLHAPDNAWVLQTRRSTGDVKQSNLIRQPDGTIAFVVDFTGQDMKKLPKDTPVTAQASIGDNGEIVENTVRYNPVTQGWRLMLRVKVKDPKKTTDMRAALVNADQNLSETWSYQLPANE; this is encoded by the coding sequence ATGATGAAAATGCGTTGGGTAGGTGCTGCTGTTCTGTTGTCACTTTATACGTCATCAGGCTGGGCCTTTTCTATTGATGATGTCGCAAAACAGGCACAATCACTGGCCGGTAAAGGCTACGAAGCACCCAAGACCAATTTGCCCTCTGTGTTCCGTGAGATGAAATACGCGGACTATCAGCAGATCCAGTTTAACCATGACAAAGCCTACTGGAACGCGATCAACACCCCATTTAAGCTTGAGTTTTATCACCAGGGTATGTACTTCGACACGCCAGTGACCATCAATGAAGTGACTACCACTGCCGTACGTAAAATCAAATACAGCCCGGATTACTTCAATTTCGGCAACGTCCAGCACGATAAAGACACGGTCAAAGACCTCGGTTTCGCCGGTTTCAAAGTTCTGTACCCCATCAATAATAAAGATAAAAACGATGAAATCGTCAGCATGCTGGGCGCAAGCTACTTCCGCGTGATTGGTGCGGGGCAGGTGTATGGCCTTTCCGCTCGCGGTCTCGCCATTGACACCGCACTGCCATCTGGCGAAGAGTTCCCGCGTTTTCGTGAGTTCTGGATCGAGCGTCCAAAACCAACTGACAAACGCCTGACTATTTACGCGCTGCTGGACTCACCGCGTGCAACAGGCGCATACCGTTTTGTGATTATTCCAGGCCGCGACACCGTGGTGGATGTGCAGTCCAAAGTTTACCTGCGCGATAAAGTGGGCAAACTCGGTGTTGCGCCGCTGACCAGTATGTTCCTGTTTGGGCCGACGCAACCCTCCCCTGCGACCAACTATCGCCCGGAATTGCATGATTCTAACGGGTTATCGATGCTGGCAGGCAACGGCGAGTGGATTTGGCGTCCACTGAATAACCCGAAACATCTTGCTGTGAGCAGCTATGCGATGGAAAACCCGCAGGGCTTTGGTCTGCTGCAGCGTGGTCGTCAGTTCTCCCGTTTTGAAGATATCGATGACCGCTACGATCTGCGCCCGAGCGCGTGGGTAACGCCGAAAGGCGAGTGGGGCAAAGGCAAAGTCGAACTGGTCGAAATCCCGACCAACGATGAAACTAACGATAACATTGTCGCTTACTGGACCCCGGATCAACTGCCGGATCCAGGTAAAGAGATGAACTTCAAATACACCATCACCTTTAGCCGTGACGAAGACAAGCTGCATGCGCCAGACAATGCGTGGGTATTGCAGACGCGTCGCTCCACAGGGGATGTGAAACAGTCAAATCTTATCCGTCAACCTGACGGGACTATCGCGTTTGTGGTGGATTTCACCGGCCAGGATATGAAAAAGCTGCCGAAGGATACCCCAGTAACCGCGCAAGCCAGCATTGGCGATAACGGTGAGATTGTGGAAAACACCGTTCGCTATAATCCGGTTACGCAAGGTTGGCGTTTGATGTTGCGCGTGAAAGTCAAAGATCCGAAGAAAACCACGGATATGCGCGCGGCGCTGGTCAACGCCGACCAGAACCTGAGTGAAACCTGGAGCTATCAGCTACCTGCCAATGAATAA